A stretch of Acidovorax sp. RAC01 DNA encodes these proteins:
- a CDS encoding YqaA family protein — protein MEIWMHQLLSWLALPQFGLSTVFVVAFVSATLLPLGSEPAVFGLIKLNPEMFWPAILVATVANTLGGGVSWWMGLGAHKVVNRARGYSNDGRSLAWLRRFGPRACLLSWLPVVGDPLCAVAGWLKLPFWPCLAYMAVGKFFRYLVMTSALLHFMPGQYGL, from the coding sequence ATGGAAATCTGGATGCACCAGTTGTTGTCGTGGCTCGCGCTGCCCCAGTTCGGGCTGAGCACCGTGTTCGTCGTCGCGTTCGTGTCGGCCACGCTGCTGCCGCTAGGCTCCGAACCCGCGGTGTTCGGCCTCATCAAGCTCAATCCCGAGATGTTCTGGCCCGCCATCCTGGTGGCAACGGTGGCCAATACGCTGGGCGGAGGCGTGAGCTGGTGGATGGGCCTGGGTGCGCACAAGGTGGTAAACCGCGCGCGGGGCTACAGCAACGATGGGAGGTCATTGGCGTGGCTGCGGCGGTTCGGCCCCCGCGCCTGCCTGCTGAGCTGGCTCCCGGTGGTGGGCGACCCGCTGTGTGCCGTGGCCGGCTGGCTCAAGCTGCCGTTCTGGCCCTGCCTGGCCTACATGGCTGTGGGCAAGTTCTTCCGCTACCTGGTGATGACGAGCGCGCTGCTGCATTTCATGCCCGGGCAGTACGGGCTCTGA
- a CDS encoding response regulator, with product MTTKGATFKVLVVDDSNTIRRSAEIFLKQGGHEVLLADDGFDALAKVNDYQPQLIFCDILMPKLDGYQTCAIIKRNARFADTPVVMLSSKDGVFDKARGRMVGCQEYLTKPFTKDQLLQAVQQFGNSQQGAM from the coding sequence TTGACTACAAAAGGCGCAACCTTCAAAGTGCTCGTGGTGGATGACAGCAACACCATCCGTCGTAGCGCCGAGATCTTCCTGAAGCAGGGCGGCCATGAGGTTTTGCTGGCAGACGACGGTTTTGACGCATTGGCCAAAGTCAATGATTACCAGCCCCAACTGATTTTCTGCGACATCCTGATGCCCAAGCTCGACGGCTACCAGACTTGCGCCATCATCAAGCGCAATGCCCGATTTGCAGATACTCCCGTGGTAATGCTGTCGTCCAAGGACGGCGTATTCGACAAGGCCCGCGGGCGCATGGTCGGGTGCCAGGAATATCTCACCAAGCCGTTTACCAAAGACCAATTGCTGCAGGCAGTGCAGCAATTCGGCAACTCGCAACAAGGAGCCATGTAA
- the purH gene encoding bifunctional phosphoribosylaminoimidazolecarboxamide formyltransferase/IMP cyclohydrolase, protein MNALISVSDKTGIVDFAKALHALGIRLLSTGGTAQLLAKEGLPVTEVAEVTQFPEMLDGRVKTLHPKVHGGLLARRELPAHMAALKEHGIDTIDLLVVNLYPFEATVAKAGCTLADAIENIDIGGPAMVRSAAKNWKDVGVITSADQYEAVLAELKAGGKLSDKLRFALSVAAFNRIAQYDGAISDYLSSVTFDETKLSEAYVPERTQFPGQSNGIFTKVQDLRYGENSHQQAALYRDLHPAPGSLVTGVQLQGKELSYNNIADADAAWECVKSFDAAACVIVKHANPCGVAVGLDALDSYSKAFQTDPTSAFGGIIAFNRPVDGAAAAQVSKQFVEVLMAPDFTPEALEIFKAKANVRLLKIALPAHGGTTHWSRGRNAMDAKRIGSGLLLQTADNHELSLIDLKVVTKKQPTLEEMEDLLFAWKVAKYVKSNAIVFCKGGMTMGVGAGQMSRLDSARIASIKASHANLSLQGTVVASDAFFPFRDGLDVVVDAGATCVIQPGGSMRDNEVIDAANERGVAMVFSGVRHFRH, encoded by the coding sequence ATGAACGCACTCATCTCCGTCTCCGACAAGACCGGCATCGTTGACTTTGCCAAAGCCCTGCACGCGCTGGGCATCAGGCTGTTGTCCACCGGTGGCACCGCGCAGCTGCTGGCAAAGGAGGGCCTGCCCGTGACCGAGGTGGCCGAAGTCACGCAGTTCCCCGAAATGCTGGACGGCCGCGTGAAGACCCTGCACCCCAAAGTGCACGGCGGCCTGCTGGCCCGCCGCGAGCTGCCCGCCCACATGGCGGCGCTGAAGGAACACGGCATCGACACCATCGATCTGCTGGTGGTCAACCTCTACCCCTTTGAAGCCACCGTGGCCAAGGCCGGTTGCACGCTGGCCGACGCCATCGAGAACATCGACATCGGCGGCCCCGCCATGGTGCGCAGCGCCGCCAAGAACTGGAAGGACGTGGGCGTGATCACCTCGGCCGACCAGTACGAGGCCGTGCTGGCCGAGCTGAAGGCGGGCGGCAAGCTCTCCGACAAACTGCGCTTCGCGCTGTCGGTGGCGGCGTTCAACCGCATCGCGCAGTACGACGGCGCCATCAGCGACTACCTCTCGTCCGTCACCTTCGACGAAACCAAGCTGTCGGAAGCCTATGTGCCCGAGCGCACGCAGTTCCCCGGCCAGAGCAACGGCATCTTCACCAAGGTGCAAGACCTGCGCTACGGCGAAAACAGCCACCAGCAGGCGGCGCTGTACCGCGACCTGCACCCCGCTCCCGGCTCGCTGGTCACGGGCGTGCAGCTGCAGGGCAAGGAACTCTCCTACAACAACATTGCCGACGCCGATGCCGCGTGGGAATGCGTCAAGAGCTTTGACGCCGCGGCCTGCGTCATCGTCAAGCACGCCAACCCCTGCGGCGTGGCCGTGGGCCTGGACGCGCTGGACAGCTACAGCAAGGCTTTCCAGACCGACCCCACCAGCGCGTTCGGCGGCATCATCGCCTTCAACCGCCCGGTCGATGGCGCTGCTGCTGCCCAGGTCAGCAAGCAGTTTGTGGAAGTGCTGATGGCCCCCGACTTCACGCCGGAAGCGCTGGAGATCTTCAAGGCCAAGGCCAACGTGCGCCTGCTCAAGATTGCGCTGCCGGCCCACGGCGGCACCACGCACTGGAGCCGCGGCCGCAACGCCATGGATGCCAAGCGCATCGGCTCGGGCCTGCTGCTGCAGACGGCCGACAACCACGAGCTGTCGCTCATCGACCTGAAGGTGGTGACGAAGAAGCAGCCCACGCTGGAAGAAATGGAAGACCTGCTGTTCGCCTGGAAGGTGGCCAAGTACGTCAAGAGCAACGCCATCGTCTTCTGCAAGGGCGGGATGACCATGGGCGTGGGCGCGGGGCAGATGAGCCGCCTCGACTCGGCCCGTATCGCCAGCATCAAGGCCAGCCACGCCAACCTGTCGCTGCAGGGCACCGTGGTGGCCAGCGACGCATTCTTCCCCTTCCGTGACGGGCTCGATGTGGTGGTCGATGCAGGCGCTACCTGCGTGATCCAGCCCGGTGGTTCGATGCGCGACAACGAGGTGATTGATGCCGCCAACGAGCGCGGCGTGGCCATGGTGTTCAGCGGCGTGCGCCACTTCCGCCACTGA
- the thiD gene encoding bifunctional hydroxymethylpyrimidine kinase/phosphomethylpyrimidine kinase — protein sequence MTTKASPLLPDTADSETDDSADASPACVLIFNASDPSGAGGLTADITTVASVGGHPIAVVCGAYARDTAQIFDHFPFDDEAVADQARAVLEDLPVQAIKIGFVGSPENISAIAEITADYDEIPVIAYMPNLSWWREELIDEYLDAFRELLLPQTSVLVGNHSTLWRWLLPDWTGSRNPTPRDIARAASEMGVPYTLVTGIPLPEQFVENVLASPQTVLGSGKFELFDATFSGAGDTLSAAVTALVGAGNDLGEATSEALSYLDRCLDAGFRPGMGHIVPDRMFWAQPDDDEDEDAGDDASPAAGAPLLDETQALEGFVMPPHDTKH from the coding sequence ATGACCACCAAAGCATCCCCCCTTCTCCCCGACACCGCTGATTCCGAAACAGACGACTCTGCCGACGCCAGTCCTGCTTGCGTGCTGATTTTCAACGCAAGTGATCCCAGCGGCGCGGGCGGACTGACTGCAGACATCACCACTGTAGCCTCGGTCGGGGGGCATCCCATTGCCGTGGTTTGCGGCGCCTACGCCCGCGACACCGCCCAGATTTTTGACCATTTTCCGTTCGATGACGAGGCCGTGGCAGACCAGGCGCGCGCCGTTCTGGAGGACTTGCCCGTGCAGGCGATCAAGATCGGCTTCGTAGGCAGCCCCGAAAACATCAGCGCCATCGCCGAAATCACCGCGGATTACGACGAAATCCCGGTGATTGCCTACATGCCCAATCTTTCCTGGTGGCGTGAAGAGCTGATCGACGAATACCTCGACGCCTTCCGCGAGCTGCTGTTGCCGCAGACCTCGGTGTTGGTTGGAAACCACAGCACGCTGTGGCGATGGCTGCTGCCGGACTGGACCGGCTCCCGCAATCCCACCCCGCGCGACATCGCGCGTGCCGCGTCCGAGATGGGCGTGCCCTACACACTGGTCACCGGCATCCCCCTGCCCGAGCAATTTGTCGAGAACGTGCTGGCATCGCCGCAGACCGTGCTGGGCAGCGGCAAGTTCGAGCTGTTCGACGCCACCTTCTCCGGCGCGGGTGACACGCTCTCGGCTGCGGTGACGGCCCTGGTCGGCGCAGGCAATGACCTGGGCGAGGCGACCAGCGAGGCGCTGAGCTACCTCGACCGCTGCCTGGATGCTGGCTTTCGCCCCGGCATGGGCCACATCGTTCCCGACCGGATGTTCTGGGCGCAGCCCGACGACGATGAAGATGAAGATGCAGGCGACGACGCAAGTCCCGCGGCCGGTGCCCCCCTTCTTGACGAGACCCAGGCCCTTGAGGGCTTTGTGATGCCACCCCATGACACCAAGCACTGA
- the dusB gene encoding tRNA dihydrouridine synthase DusB: MHIGHIPLANRLFVAPMAGVTDRPFRQLCKSLGAGYAVSEMVTSRKDLWNSLKTSRRANHDGEPGPIAVQIAGTEAQMMAEAAVYNVERGAQIIDINMGCPAKKVCNKWAGSALMQNEALAVEIAAAVVEACTPFNVPVTLKMRTGWCQQHKNAVALARQFEAVGIQMLTVHGRTREQGYKGRAEYDTIAAVKAAVSVPVVANGDITSPEKARDVLAATGADAIMIGRAAQGRPWIFREIGHFLATGEHLAPPLVAEVRRLLLDHLHDHYSLYGELTGLRSARKHIAWYLRALPGGEAFRQHINTIEDAAAQWQAVADHLDALGQQMDRLPAATGIEADTQEQEGMAA, encoded by the coding sequence ATGCACATCGGCCATATCCCCTTGGCGAACCGGCTGTTCGTCGCCCCGATGGCGGGCGTGACGGACCGCCCCTTTCGCCAGCTGTGCAAGTCGCTGGGTGCGGGGTACGCCGTGAGCGAGATGGTCACGTCGCGCAAGGACCTGTGGAACAGCCTCAAGACCTCGCGCCGGGCCAACCACGACGGCGAGCCCGGCCCCATTGCCGTGCAGATTGCCGGCACCGAGGCGCAGATGATGGCCGAGGCCGCTGTCTACAACGTGGAGCGCGGCGCGCAGATCATCGACATCAACATGGGCTGCCCGGCCAAGAAGGTGTGCAACAAATGGGCGGGTTCCGCCCTGATGCAAAACGAGGCGCTGGCGGTGGAGATTGCTGCGGCGGTGGTCGAGGCCTGCACACCCTTCAACGTGCCCGTCACGCTGAAGATGCGCACCGGCTGGTGCCAGCAGCACAAGAATGCGGTGGCGCTGGCGCGGCAGTTTGAAGCCGTGGGCATCCAGATGCTGACGGTGCATGGCCGCACGCGCGAGCAGGGCTATAAGGGCCGGGCCGAGTACGACACCATCGCCGCCGTGAAAGCTGCGGTCAGCGTGCCCGTGGTGGCCAATGGCGACATCACATCGCCCGAAAAGGCGCGCGATGTGCTGGCGGCCACCGGTGCCGACGCCATCATGATCGGCCGCGCCGCCCAGGGCCGGCCGTGGATCTTTCGCGAGATCGGCCACTTCCTGGCCACGGGCGAGCACCTTGCGCCGCCGCTGGTGGCCGAGGTGCGCCGCCTGCTGCTGGACCATCTGCACGACCACTACAGCCTTTACGGCGAGCTGACCGGCTTGCGCAGCGCACGCAAGCACATTGCGTGGTACCTGCGCGCACTGCCCGGCGGCGAGGCCTTCCGGCAACACATCAACACGATCGAAGACGCTGCCGCGCAATGGCAGGCAGTGGCGGACCATCTGGACGCCCTGGGCCAGCAGATGGACCGGCTGCCCGCTGCCACCGGCATCGAGGCGGACACACAAGAACAAGAGGGAATGGCTGCATGA
- a CDS encoding Fis family transcriptional regulator, with protein sequence MSKKNIEECVRESLQSYFRDLGGETPDGMYDMLVRVVEKPLLEVVMSHADNNQSRAAEWLGLNRNTLRKKLVEHKLL encoded by the coding sequence ATGAGCAAGAAAAACATCGAAGAGTGCGTGCGGGAAAGCCTGCAGAGCTACTTTCGCGATCTGGGCGGCGAGACGCCTGATGGCATGTACGACATGCTGGTGCGCGTGGTCGAAAAGCCGCTGCTGGAAGTGGTGATGAGCCACGCCGACAACAACCAGTCGCGCGCGGCAGAGTGGCTGGGCCTGAACCGCAACACGCTGCGCAAGAAGCTGGTGGAGCACAAGCTGCTCTGA
- a CDS encoding IclR family transcriptional regulator domain-containing protein codes for MTSLPIAKSDLIEGMARGMAVLESFDTERQRLNATLAAQRTGLTRAAARRHLLTLAHLGYLETDGSYFWLAPKVLRLSGSYLASARLPRVLQPTLNRLAAQTQQSFSAVVLDGGEVVIVARSGGYGAPARLLAYGVHLGARLPAHPTSTGRVLLAALLPAELTAWLKAHSLHRLTPHTITQVGPLRQVISQVRRDDFCLAAQEHELDVLALAVPLRNLQGRTVAALNVVASPRQIDAGSLQRDMLPLLQEAVRELRGLL; via the coding sequence ATGACCAGCCTCCCCATCGCGAAATCCGACCTCATCGAAGGCATGGCCCGCGGCATGGCGGTGCTGGAGAGCTTTGATACCGAGCGGCAGCGGCTGAATGCCACGCTGGCCGCCCAGCGCACCGGCCTTACCCGCGCGGCCGCACGGCGTCACCTGTTGACGCTGGCGCACCTGGGCTATCTGGAAACCGATGGCAGCTACTTCTGGCTGGCGCCCAAGGTGTTGCGGCTGTCGGGCAGCTACCTTGCATCAGCGCGGCTACCGCGGGTGCTGCAGCCCACCCTGAACCGGCTGGCGGCACAGACGCAGCAATCGTTCTCGGCCGTGGTGCTCGATGGCGGCGAAGTGGTGATCGTGGCGCGCAGCGGCGGCTACGGCGCGCCCGCACGGCTGCTGGCCTACGGGGTGCATCTGGGCGCGCGGCTGCCGGCGCACCCCACGTCCACCGGCCGCGTGCTGCTGGCTGCGCTGCTGCCGGCAGAGCTCACGGCCTGGCTCAAGGCGCATTCGCTCCACCGGCTCACGCCCCACACCATCACCCAGGTGGGGCCGCTGCGCCAGGTGATCTCGCAGGTGCGCCGGGACGATTTTTGCCTGGCCGCGCAGGAGCACGAACTGGACGTACTGGCTCTGGCCGTGCCGCTGCGCAACCTGCAGGGCCGCACAGTGGCGGCGCTCAATGTGGTGGCGTCTCCCCGCCAGATCGACGCGGGCAGCCTGCAGCGCGACATGCTGCCGCTGCTGCAGGAGGCGGTGCGGGAGCTGCGCGGCCTGCTCTAA
- a CDS encoding M15 family metallopeptidase, producing MNLPCRTFLSQGAGHRAAVAGALLVACTLMPAGPARAAALDDAVAPGVPTFDAGCAPTAATRESLGRIAQELRGQGMALEATCQPGAAGWVVKVRVVDGTRAARTVRGPLADGHEVDMGTPAGVAQAQAQVASGLSPDVQHNRQWLRGLMARHQFDGMPRAWWLFAERGTGKAGARQIAAR from the coding sequence ATGAACCTGCCATGCCGAACCTTTCTCAGCCAGGGGGCCGGCCACCGCGCGGCCGTCGCAGGCGCTTTGCTTGTTGCCTGCACGCTGATGCCCGCCGGGCCGGCGCGTGCAGCGGCGCTGGACGATGCGGTGGCGCCCGGCGTTCCCACCTTCGACGCAGGCTGCGCGCCAACGGCAGCGACGCGCGAGTCCCTGGGCCGGATTGCGCAGGAGCTTCGGGGCCAGGGAATGGCATTGGAGGCCACATGCCAGCCGGGTGCCGCAGGCTGGGTGGTGAAGGTGCGCGTGGTGGACGGCACGCGTGCAGCGCGCACCGTGCGCGGGCCGCTGGCTGACGGGCACGAGGTGGACATGGGCACCCCTGCCGGTGTGGCGCAGGCCCAGGCGCAGGTGGCCTCGGGTCTTTCGCCCGACGTGCAACACAACCGCCAGTGGCTGCGCGGGCTGATGGCGCGCCACCAGTTCGATGGCATGCCACGCGCGTGGTGGCTGTTTGCCGAGCGCGGCACAGGCAAGGCGGGCGCCCGCCAGATCGCGGCGCGCTGA
- a CDS encoding c-type cytochrome — protein sequence MPPDDETPPKRPWWVAWALIAVMALAVLGMLNLGWRMLPAAVRGADAGAASAAQASTAAMPGRVAVEGGDCLRCHGMDRNYVGPSFRQIAQRYGARADAVDYLARKIREGGVGEWGRTVMPRQPHVSQAQALDMAQWLLSLAPADAAPWPPSPGASR from the coding sequence ATGCCACCTGACGACGAAACGCCCCCCAAGCGCCCCTGGTGGGTGGCCTGGGCCCTGATCGCCGTGATGGCGCTGGCGGTGCTGGGCATGCTCAACCTGGGCTGGCGCATGCTGCCCGCCGCAGTGCGCGGCGCCGATGCAGGTGCCGCCAGCGCAGCCCAGGCTTCCACTGCGGCCATGCCCGGCCGCGTGGCGGTAGAGGGCGGCGACTGCCTGCGCTGCCACGGCATGGACCGCAACTACGTGGGTCCGTCGTTCCGGCAGATTGCACAGCGGTACGGCGCACGCGCCGACGCGGTCGACTACCTGGCGCGCAAGATCCGCGAGGGCGGTGTGGGCGAATGGGGGCGCACCGTGATGCCCCGCCAGCCGCACGTGTCGCAGGCGCAGGCCCTCGACATGGCGCAGTGGCTGCTGTCGCTGGCACCAGCCGATGCTGCGCCTTGGCCCCCAAGCCCAGGCGCGTCCCGCTAG
- a CDS encoding rubredoxin, translated as MTDSKTWMCLICGWIYDEALGSPEHGIAPNTRWDDVPMNWTCPECGARKEDFEMVQI; from the coding sequence GTGACCGATTCAAAAACCTGGATGTGTTTGATTTGCGGCTGGATTTATGACGAAGCCCTGGGTTCGCCTGAACACGGGATCGCACCCAATACGCGCTGGGACGATGTGCCCATGAACTGGACCTGTCCTGAATGCGGGGCCCGCAAAGAGGACTTCGAGATGGTTCAGATTTGA
- a CDS encoding GGDEF domain-containing protein, with product MLFGRKPSFSATDAFPLSDAVMEFDDSSAGSRPGRRALDGFGVRAQRNLRHEWVAALSMLVLYSAGVAGLVLIGVADAALLMRVGLTSAAGCVVFLLLMRTARFQNMRHRHLRLFVVALLAGGMLGVVYAAPVSQILLGPFAFLALSFGVFTIPRRLLLWFCALFLTAYALIIAAHYVERTDTALLRLEAIHWMALAFSLPAFILLMGKVQRLYRSLYQASRKIKNIQEDAKRDTLVGCFNRRYVLAALEEQKQLADETGIPLCMAVLDLDHFKRINDDLGHLGGDEVLRTFSRIAQQGVRGGDVFGRYGGEEFLLIFPGTSLLPALNTCERIRAQVENHAWSALLRGRVTVSIGVTQYVLGESMLEFFSRADTAMYMAKEGGRNQVVVEEPVVRGDSLTRDSGADSGFSPAPT from the coding sequence ATGCTGTTTGGACGCAAGCCCTCGTTTTCGGCCACCGATGCATTTCCCTTGTCGGACGCTGTCATGGAGTTCGACGACTCTTCGGCAGGATCGCGGCCCGGGCGTCGCGCCCTTGATGGATTCGGGGTCAGGGCGCAGCGCAACTTGCGCCACGAGTGGGTTGCTGCGCTTTCCATGCTGGTGCTGTACAGCGCCGGCGTCGCCGGGTTGGTGTTGATCGGGGTTGCGGATGCGGCGCTCCTGATGCGCGTGGGGCTGACGTCCGCTGCGGGGTGTGTGGTCTTTCTGCTGCTCATGCGCACCGCCCGGTTTCAGAACATGCGGCATCGCCACCTCAGGCTCTTCGTGGTGGCGCTCCTGGCGGGGGGCATGCTGGGCGTGGTCTATGCAGCGCCGGTCTCGCAGATTCTTTTGGGGCCTTTTGCCTTTCTGGCGTTGAGCTTCGGGGTGTTCACCATTCCCCGGCGTCTTCTGCTGTGGTTTTGTGCGCTGTTTCTTACGGCGTACGCACTGATCATCGCTGCGCACTATGTGGAGCGTACCGACACTGCATTGCTGCGACTGGAGGCTATCCACTGGATGGCGCTGGCCTTTTCGTTGCCCGCATTCATTTTGTTGATGGGCAAGGTGCAGCGTCTGTATCGAAGCCTCTACCAGGCCAGCCGCAAGATCAAGAACATCCAGGAAGACGCCAAGCGCGACACCCTGGTCGGTTGCTTCAACCGCCGTTATGTGCTCGCAGCGCTTGAAGAGCAAAAACAGCTGGCCGATGAGACAGGCATTCCGCTTTGCATGGCCGTGCTCGATCTGGATCACTTCAAGCGGATCAACGACGACCTGGGTCATCTTGGTGGCGACGAGGTGCTGAGGACTTTCTCCCGCATTGCGCAGCAAGGTGTGCGTGGCGGTGATGTCTTCGGGCGGTATGGTGGCGAGGAGTTTCTGCTCATCTTCCCGGGTACGTCGCTGCTCCCCGCGCTCAACACCTGCGAGCGCATCCGGGCGCAGGTCGAGAACCACGCATGGAGCGCACTGTTGCGCGGGCGTGTGACCGTGTCCATTGGCGTGACCCAGTACGTGCTGGGTGAGTCGATGCTGGAGTTTTTCTCGCGCGCGGACACGGCCATGTACATGGCCAAGGAGGGTGGCCGCAACCAGGTGGTGGTCGAAGAGCCTGTGGTCAGGGGGGATTCACTGACACGGGATTCCGGGGCCGACTCGGGCTTTTCGCCCGCCCCGACCTGA
- the pobA gene encoding 4-hydroxybenzoate 3-monooxygenase: MRTQVAIIGAGPAGLLLGQLLHKSGIDAVIIEQRNPEYVLGRIRAGVLEQVSMDLLDQAGVGARAHAEGLPHDGIELLFKGARHRIDLHALTGGSRVTVYGQTEVTRDLMEARAAAGLTTVYDAQNVAVHDFDGANPRVTYEKDGERHELACHFIAGCDGYHGVCRASVPADALRTYERVYPFGWLGVLADVKPVAHELIYANTERGFALCSMRSNTRSRYYLQVPNSDKLENWTIDQFWAELANRLDPEARAHLATGPALEMSIAPLRSFVAEPMRFGSLFLAGDAAHIVPPTGAKGLNLAASDVGYLWNAFADFYNDRSRAGIDTYSDRCLRRVWRAERFSWWFTSLMHRFPETGEFGQKMQEAELDYLIHSRAASTSLAENYVGLPMDFGT; this comes from the coding sequence ATGCGTACCCAGGTTGCCATCATTGGCGCAGGCCCCGCCGGCCTTTTGCTCGGCCAGTTGCTCCACAAGTCCGGCATCGATGCCGTCATCATTGAACAGCGCAACCCCGAGTACGTGCTCGGCCGCATCCGCGCCGGGGTGCTGGAGCAGGTCAGCATGGACCTGCTGGACCAGGCCGGCGTGGGCGCGCGCGCGCACGCCGAGGGCCTGCCGCACGATGGCATCGAGCTGCTGTTCAAGGGCGCGCGCCACCGCATCGACCTGCATGCCTTGACGGGCGGCAGCCGCGTGACCGTGTACGGCCAGACCGAGGTGACCCGCGACCTGATGGAAGCCCGCGCCGCAGCCGGATTGACCACGGTGTACGACGCACAGAACGTGGCGGTGCACGACTTTGACGGAGCAAACCCTCGCGTCACGTACGAAAAAGACGGCGAGAGGCACGAGCTGGCCTGCCACTTCATTGCCGGCTGCGACGGCTACCACGGCGTGTGCCGGGCCAGCGTTCCGGCCGACGCCCTGCGCACCTACGAGCGCGTGTACCCGTTTGGCTGGCTGGGCGTGCTGGCCGATGTGAAGCCGGTGGCGCACGAGCTGATTTATGCCAACACCGAGCGCGGCTTTGCCCTGTGCAGCATGCGCAGCAACACGCGCAGCCGCTACTACCTGCAGGTGCCCAACTCCGACAAGCTGGAGAACTGGACCATCGACCAGTTCTGGGCCGAACTGGCCAACCGCCTGGACCCCGAGGCGCGCGCCCACTTGGCCACCGGCCCGGCGCTGGAGATGAGCATTGCCCCGCTGCGCAGTTTTGTGGCCGAGCCCATGCGCTTTGGCAGCCTGTTTCTGGCGGGCGACGCCGCGCACATCGTGCCCCCTACGGGTGCCAAGGGCCTGAACCTGGCTGCCAGCGATGTGGGCTACCTCTGGAATGCCTTTGCCGATTTCTACAACGACCGGTCGCGCGCCGGCATCGATACGTACTCCGACCGCTGCCTGCGCCGCGTGTGGCGCGCCGAGCGCTTTTCGTGGTGGTTCACCTCGCTGATGCACCGCTTTCCCGAAACCGGAGAGTTCGGCCAGAAGATGCAGGAAGCGGAACTGGACTACCTGATTCATTCGCGCGCAGCGTCCACCTCTCTGGCCGAAAACTATGTAGGCCTGCCCATGGACTTCGGGACCTGA
- the hemL gene encoding glutamate-1-semialdehyde 2,1-aminomutase encodes MTPSTDLNIPLFERAKALIPGGVNSPVRAFKAVGGTPRFVKRAHGAYFWDANDQRFIDYIGSWGPMILGHGHPAVLEAVQMAALEGFSFGAPTEREVELAEEILSLVPSMEMIRLVSSGTEAGMSAIRLARGATGRSKFIKFEGCYHGHADSLLVKAGSGLATFGNATSAGVPPEVVQHTLVLEYNNVAQLEEAFALHGRELACVMIEPIAGNMNFVRASVPFMKRCRELCTEYGALLVFDEVMTGFRVALGSAQSVYAQSIPGFKPDVTVLGKVIGGGMPLAAFGGPRAIMEHLAPLGAVYQAGTLSGNPVATACGLTTLREIRKPGFFDVLSATTRSLVDGLAQAAREEGVPFSADCEGGMFGFFLLPELPQNYPAVLKTDSARFNQLFHGLLDRGVYIAPALYEAGFVSGAHTADDIAATVAAAREVFKTLSK; translated from the coding sequence ATGACACCAAGCACTGATCTCAATATTCCCCTGTTCGAACGCGCCAAGGCACTGATCCCCGGCGGCGTGAACTCGCCCGTGCGGGCCTTCAAGGCCGTGGGCGGCACGCCCCGCTTCGTCAAACGCGCCCACGGCGCCTACTTCTGGGACGCCAACGACCAGCGCTTTATTGACTACATAGGCTCCTGGGGCCCGATGATCCTGGGCCACGGCCACCCGGCCGTGCTCGAAGCCGTGCAAATGGCGGCGCTCGAAGGCTTCAGCTTTGGCGCGCCCACCGAGCGCGAAGTGGAACTGGCCGAAGAAATCCTGAGCCTTGTGCCCTCGATGGAGATGATCCGCCTGGTCAGCTCGGGCACCGAAGCGGGCATGAGCGCCATCCGCCTGGCCCGTGGCGCCACGGGCCGCAGCAAGTTCATCAAGTTCGAGGGCTGCTACCACGGCCATGCCGACTCGCTGCTGGTCAAGGCCGGCTCGGGCCTGGCCACGTTTGGCAACGCCACCAGCGCAGGCGTGCCGCCTGAAGTGGTGCAGCACACGCTGGTGCTGGAATACAACAATGTGGCCCAGCTCGAAGAAGCCTTTGCCCTGCACGGCAGGGAACTGGCCTGCGTGATGATCGAGCCCATCGCGGGCAACATGAACTTTGTGCGCGCCAGCGTGCCTTTCATGAAGCGCTGCCGCGAGCTGTGCACTGAATACGGTGCCCTGCTGGTGTTTGATGAGGTGATGACCGGCTTCCGGGTGGCCCTGGGCAGCGCCCAGAGCGTGTACGCCCAAAGCATCCCCGGCTTCAAGCCCGACGTGACCGTGCTGGGCAAGGTGATTGGCGGCGGCATGCCGCTGGCAGCCTTTGGCGGGCCCCGCGCCATCATGGAACACCTGGCCCCGCTGGGCGCGGTTTACCAGGCTGGCACCCTCTCGGGCAACCCGGTGGCCACGGCCTGCGGCCTGACCACGCTGCGCGAGATTCGCAAGCCCGGCTTTTTTGATGTGCTGTCCGCCACCACCCGCTCGCTGGTCGACGGGCTGGCCCAGGCTGCCCGCGAAGAAGGCGTGCCCTTCAGCGCCGACTGCGAAGGCGGCATGTTCGGCTTTTTCCTGCTGCCCGAGCTGCCGCAAAACTACCCCGCCGTGCTCAAGACCGACAGCGCCCGTTTCAACCAGCTGTTCCACGGTCTGCTCGATCGCGGCGTGTACATCGCGCCTGCGCTGTACGAGGCAGGCTTTGTGAGCGGCGCGCACACGGCCGACGACATTGCGGCCACAGTAGCGGCGGCGCGCGAAGTGTTTAAAACGCTATCGAAATGA